Proteins found in one Toxotes jaculatrix isolate fToxJac2 chromosome 18, fToxJac2.pri, whole genome shotgun sequence genomic segment:
- the LOC121197936 gene encoding uncharacterized protein LOC121197936 isoform X2 has protein sequence MKNISLLRVQENTMVKARSFSSGVRTQHVFGWVSILWFTSAVSIAGSQDLDLKVTSPKEATCGENVTLTYVQTNPEVLCKSTVEKSKNLTLTLINVMPDDEGTYLCKIQSNLGPRSSQASVTLQDCLEGKKSLINESHAQCWFSGVYPRGTVHWFQENVNVTDTASTREEEDQHGQYKVYSEINVEKGNQGDTYNCSLWIPSNRKYLASQLLKSPGSMVKTQWICVTVGIMIVKFLK, from the exons atgaaaaacatttctttgctGCGCGTTCAAGAGAATACCATG GTCAAAGCGAGGAGCTTCTCCTCTGGTGTGAGGACACAGCATGTTTTTGGCTGGGTTTCCATCCTCTGGTTCACTTCGGCAGTCAGCATCGCGG GCAGTCAAGATTTGGATCTAAAGGTCACGTCCCCCAAGGAGGCAACGTGTGGAgaaaatgtgacactgacat ATGTCCAAACCAACCCTGAGGTTCTGTGTAAAAGCACAGTagagaaaagtaaaaatctCACTCTGACTCTCATTAACGTGATGCCTGACGATGAGGGAACGTACCTCTGCAAAATACAATCCAATCTGGGACCACGATCAAGCCAAGCTTCGGTTACATTACAAG ATTGCCTTGAAGGTAAGAAGTCCCTCATTAATGAATCCCATGCTCAGTGCTGGTTCAGTGGAGTTTATCCCCGCGGCACCGTCCACTGGTTCCAGGAAAATGTTAATGTAACGGACACTGCCAGCACAAGGGAAGAGGAGGACCAACATGGCCAGTACAAAGTCTATAGTGAAATAAATGTGGAGAAAGGAAACCAGGGGGATACTTACAACTGCTCACTGTGGATACCTTCTAACAGGAAGTATCTTGCCAGTCAACTGCTAAAGTCACCAGGAAGCATGGTCAAAACGCAGTGGATCTGTGTTACAGTGGGGATCATGATAGTGAAATTTctgaagtaa
- the LOC121197936 gene encoding uncharacterized protein LOC121197936 isoform X1, with the protein MKNISLLRVQENTMVKARSFSSGVRTQHVFGWVSILWFTSAVSIAGSQDLDLKVTSPKEATCGENVTLTCEASSSQQMDIKLLSWLAKNKTVCTLADVQTNPEVLCKSTVEKSKNLTLTLINVMPDDEGTYLCKIQSNLGPRSSQASVTLQDCLEGKKSLINESHAQCWFSGVYPRGTVHWFQENVNVTDTASTREEEDQHGQYKVYSEINVEKGNQGDTYNCSLWIPSNRKYLASQLLKSPGSMVKTQWICVTVGIMIVKFLK; encoded by the exons atgaaaaacatttctttgctGCGCGTTCAAGAGAATACCATG GTCAAAGCGAGGAGCTTCTCCTCTGGTGTGAGGACACAGCATGTTTTTGGCTGGGTTTCCATCCTCTGGTTCACTTCGGCAGTCAGCATCGCGG GCAGTCAAGATTTGGATCTAAAGGTCACGTCCCCCAAGGAGGCAACGTGTGGAgaaaatgtgacactgacatGTGAGGCCAGCTCATCGCAGCAGATGGATATAAAGTTATTATCCTGGctggcaaaaaataaaactgtgtgtaCACTCGCAGATGTCCAAACCAACCCTGAGGTTCTGTGTAAAAGCACAGTagagaaaagtaaaaatctCACTCTGACTCTCATTAACGTGATGCCTGACGATGAGGGAACGTACCTCTGCAAAATACAATCCAATCTGGGACCACGATCAAGCCAAGCTTCGGTTACATTACAAG ATTGCCTTGAAGGTAAGAAGTCCCTCATTAATGAATCCCATGCTCAGTGCTGGTTCAGTGGAGTTTATCCCCGCGGCACCGTCCACTGGTTCCAGGAAAATGTTAATGTAACGGACACTGCCAGCACAAGGGAAGAGGAGGACCAACATGGCCAGTACAAAGTCTATAGTGAAATAAATGTGGAGAAAGGAAACCAGGGGGATACTTACAACTGCTCACTGTGGATACCTTCTAACAGGAAGTATCTTGCCAGTCAACTGCTAAAGTCACCAGGAAGCATGGTCAAAACGCAGTGGATCTGTGTTACAGTGGGGATCATGATAGTGAAATTTctgaagtaa